The sequence below is a genomic window from Microbulbifer hydrolyticus.
TTGGTGTCCTATTCTGATAACTGAACCCGGTTACTTTTTCGTCAATTTTTGGTATAACTGCCGCAGTTTTCATCCGTACTTTCCGGTCAATACGACCGAGCCAACGCAGGACAACAGCATGCAACGCAGAGAGCCCACATTTGATGGCAGCAGCTCATCCTCTATGGACCCTCAGATCCCCAACGGCCCGGCCGGTGGCAGGCAGCGCTATAACGCGCCGCAGCCCACTGCAGCGGCGCCGGCCGAAGAGTCATCTTCCGGTGGTGGTTCTTCATTCCTCGCTATCGTCGCATTGTTGCTGGCACTGGCGGGGCTCGGCGGGGCTGGGTTCCTGTACAACCAGTGGCAGCAGACCAGGGTCGAGCTGGTCGACGCCGAAGCGCGCATCGTGCAGCTGGAAAAGCGCTTTGAAATGTCCGGAGAAGAGTCCGCGGCCTCTGTTGAAGTGCTTAACGCCAAGGTGAAGGAGAATGCCTCGGAGATCCGCAAGCTCTGGGGTGTGTCCTACGATACCAACCGCAAGGGTATCGCGGCGAACACGGCCACCGCTGCTTCCACCAAGAAGCAGGTGGATGCTCTGTCCAAGAAAGTCAGCGGTTTTGAAAGCAGCCTGAAGAAAGTGGCGGCGCTCGAGAGCGAAATCACCAAGCTGAAAGAGTCCACCGTAAGCGCCTCCCGCGACACCAAAGACAAGGTGGCAAGCCTGGAGCGCCAGCTGTCTTCGGTGCGTGCGGACCTTACCGCCCGTGTTGGTGCCAACGAGGAAGCGGTCCAGTCCATCGACAGCTACCGCCGCACCGTCAACAAGGACCTGGTACAGCTGCGCGATGCCATTCGCAGCCTGCAGTCCAGCTCCAGCACCGCGTCTGCGCCCTAACCCGGGGCAGGGATACGGTCTGAACAGGGTTGGCGACGGGGAAACCCGTCGCTAACCATTCTCATTTTCAATTTCCTCGCCCGCGGATGCGGCTTCTTCCCCGCCTTTACTTCGTCCTATCCAACACCTGCACATAATTCGTGTAAAATCGCCGCCTTCGAGACGAGAGACAACCGGAGCCGGCAATGACCATTATCCGCCAGGACGACCTGATCGACAGCGTGGCCGACGCGCTGCAGTTCATTTCCTATTACCACCCACAGGACTTTATCCAGGCCCTCAACAAGGCCTATGAGAAGGAAGCCAACCCGGCGGCGAAAGACGCCATGGCCCAGATCCTGATCAACTCGCGCATGTGCGCCCAAGGGCACCGCCCCATCTGCCAGGACACCGGCATTGTGACCGTGAAACTGAAAGTGGGCATGAACGTGCAGTGGGACGCGGAAATGAGCGTGACCGACATGGTCAATGAAGGCGTACGCCGCGCTTACAACAATCCCGATAACGTACTGCGCGCATCCATCCTGGAAGATCCGGATGGTGCCCGTAAGAATACCGGTGACAACACCCCGGCGGTTATCCACTACGAAATCGTGCCCGGTGACAACGTCGACGTCTACGTTGCGGCCAAGGGCGGCGGCAGTGAAGCCAAGAGCAAGTTCGCGATGCTGAACCCGTCCGACTCCGTGGTGGACTGGGTTCTGGATATGGTGCCGAAAATGGGCGCCGGCTGGTGCCCGCCTGGCATGCTGGGTATCGGTGTAGGCGGTACCGCGGAGAAAGCGATGCTGTTGGCCAAGGAATCCCTGCTGGACCCGATTGATATCCAGGACCTGCAGGAGCGCGGTGCATCCAATCGCGCCGAAGAGCTGCGCCTGGAGTTGTTCGACAAGGTCAACAAGCTGGGCATCGGCGCCCAGGGCCTGGGTGGTTTGACTACCGTGCTGGATGTGAAAGTCAAAGACTTCCCCACCCACGCCGCCAACAAGGCCGTGGCAATCATCCCCAACTGCGCGGCCACCCGTCACACCCACTTCACCCTCGACGGCTCCGGCGCTGCGCGCCAGACCCCGCCGAAGCTGGAAGACTGGCCGGAGATCACCCGAGAAGCCGGCGGCAACACCCGCCGTGTAAACCTGGATGAAGTGACAGCCGAAGATGTGCTCAGCTGGCAGCCCGGCGACACCCTGCTGTTAAACGGCAAAATGCTCACCGGCCGCGATGCCGCACACAAGAAAATGGTGGATATCCTCGCGAAAGGCGAAAAACTGCCCGTGGACCTCACCGGCCGATTTATCTACTACGTGGGCCCGGTAGACCCGGTACGCGAAGAAGTGGTTGGCCCCGCCGGCCCCACCACCGCCACCCGCATGGACAAGTTCACCCGCACCATGCTGGAAGAAACCGGCCTGCTGGGGATGATCGGTAAAGCCGAGCGTGGCCCAACCGCCATTGAAGCCATCCGCGACAACAAGGCCGTGTATCTGATGGCAGTTGGCGGCGCTGCGTACCTGGTTGCTCAGGCGATCAAGGACGCCAAGGTTATCGCCTTCCCGGAACTGGGTATGGAAGCCATCTACGAATTCGAGGTGGAAGACATGCCGGTAACCGTGGCCGTGGACAGCAAGGGTGAATCGGTACACAACACCGGCCCGGTGATCTGGAAGCACAAGATCGAAGAGGGTGCGGTATAAGCCTCACTATCTTTGTACGTTACCAGAAAGTAAAAAGCCGGCCCCATTTTTGGGGCCGGCTTTTTTTTGAGCGTCCAGATGACGATATGACGCGGGTCAACAGGCGACAAGTCAGAAGTTTGCTTCTATCGAGTGTCCATTGATCGTTTCTCGAGCGGCCGGATTCAGAAGCCTGTGGCTTGTGTGCACAGATTCGGATACGCTAAGTAACTGATTTATATGAAGTTGGCTAAAACAAAACTGCCACTTAAAAAATAAGAACAAAAGCCAAAGGCTTCTTTTACTTTTTGACTCCGGTGAATACCGGACGGTAAATGAATGTTTTTAAAGGGAAAATGTTTTTTGGTGTGTTTTCGCGCCAGGAAACAATGCTCTCAGGAACAGAAGCCTATGGCGTGTGAATAAAACTGTTAAGGCAAGTAACCATGAATAAAGGCTTATGCCATATATGTGATCGTCAGATTCAAAATACTGGTTTTGATAAATGCATGTATTGTGGTGCTGAGCTTTTAGAGAATCAGAAATTTACAGAATCTGAGAAAGCTTTACTCGCAGATATGAGAAAATCTGTAGAGACGGAATTGCGGCAGAAGAAAGCAGCGCAAACAGGGGCGCCAACGTCAACTGATGGTTTCGTTGGTGGCCTAGATTTTGGTTTCGGTGACTCTAGCTGTGATTAGTGGTGGCCTTAACAAGGCCGGTCAGTTTGCTCCGGGCCTTCGGCCCTCTGCGGGACAGCTTACCTTGTGCACGTTTTGCGCAGGTCGCTGCGCTCCCATTTTTGCGCAAAACGCGCACAAGGTAAGCTGCCCCTGCCGGCGGCGTTAAGAGAAAATGAGGCGATCAAATTTCCAATCAAATATTCACATACTTATTGGCGCCAACATTGGTTTGGTTGGTGATTTGTTTACCCGTATGGATTGTGTCGTGGATAGTTATGAGGCACAGGGACGTACCATTTTATATTTTATGCATAGGTAGTATTTTAAGCGCATTGGTTGGTGCTAGATACATCGGGATTTCAATACTGGTCGGCATGTCAGGGCATGGATCATCAGGAAATTTCGACATTTATGGCGGTACATTTTCCTATCTTAGTTTTTTTGTTTATCTATATGCTCTTAAGCGAAGACACTCTTAACAATCGCAAGCAGTTTACTCCGGCCCTTCGGGCCTCCGTGGGACGCCCAACGCTATGCACATTTTGTGCGGGTCGCTGCGCTCCCAGTTTTGCACAAAAAGTGCATAGCATTGGCCGCCCCTGTTGCGGGCGTTAAGGTTTCCATGAATAAGATCACCGGGATACTGCTAGCTCTGTTGTCATTTTCATTAAAAGCCGAAGTTACGGTAGAGCAACTCGAAGAATTTGATGGCTGGGTATACGGACATGCAATGCGCACCGAAGAAGAAATTTTTAATTTCGGGGAGCTTGTTGATGTATCTTCCAAAGAAACTATTACCAATGGTGGTGTGGCCGAACTAAAGGAATATACTTTTAGCAAAGGCCATATCTCAGCTATTGTGTTTTCGCCGGATAACGTCAGCGTCTTGGGTATTCGATCTAGTGCACCTGGGTATGAACTCAAGAATGGTATTTCCGTTGGAGATCCAAGTAGCATATTGCAGTCTATGCCCATATCATCTGAGGGCGGAGAGTACTGCGGAATCAACAATTGCGTAAACTTTGATCTAAATGGTGAGGTTATCGCTAGTTTCACCATCGAGTTTTACGTGGACTAAAACCTTAACAAAGTGCTGCAGCCGACGTCTTACTTTATGCACCTTGTGCGCGGTCGCTGCGCTCCCATTTTCGCGCAAAAGGTGCATAAAGTAAGCCGCCGCTGAGCACGGCGTTAATTGCCCAAGAGAAACCATGGCGTATAAAAACATTATTAGAGTTGTGGTAATTATTTGTCTGGTCGTAGCTGCTTACTTTGCTGGGGAGCAGAGGGGGCTGGAACGAGGCATAGAAATCTCAGCAGTCTTTACGCAGTCAGGGCGTTCAGCAGATCAAGCAAACATGATTGCTCTTCTCCTCGGATTTTCAAGGCGCGGAGAGGAAGAAAAAATGTATGAATGGGGTGAAAGATTTATTGTCCAAAATATAGACAATTACAATAATATCCAGAGCACCTTGGAAAAAGAATCTACCCCTATAAAAGATACTGCGATTTATGAGCTTTTAGATGTGATGGTCAATTCTTCCCCATCCACTACAACTGAAGCTTACATAGAAACATACATTGAGGGCGGTAAGAGCTTCGATGCCACACTAGGCAATTAACAAAGCCAGGCAGGTTGCTCCGGGCCTTCGGCCCTCCGCGGGACGGCTTACCTTGTGCACATTTTGCGCGGGTCGCTGCGCTCCCATTTTTGCGCAAAACGCGCACAAGGTAAGCTGCCCCTGCTGGCGGCGTTAACTGAATATGTGGAAAGAAATTATTCCTACAAGCCTGTTTCAAGCACTCAATGATCCAAGAATGGTTGGAGATTACAAACTCTCACCACAAGAAGAATGGTTTCAGCCATACGAGATTGAAGAAGTTGATACTGCTGAAGTCTTAGACTCATTCGATGGGCGCTCTACTACAAGCGAAGGAATCTTGAGCGGTGCTATTCGGATCTGTAATACAGGCTGCGAGGGGTATCATATTTACGTATTTAGCGGGCCTGAAGCAGGAAGTATATGGTCGGATCAGCGCTATCCTTTTGGCCGTCTCTCAAAAATTTGTCCGTCTTTAGATGTTTACTTGGCCAATTTGAAGAAGTTCGGAGCAGGGCACATAGCGCAATACGAGGACCTCAGTTAACAAGCAGCGGCAGAGCGACAGCCAACGCTACGCACCTTTTGTGTTACTCGCTGGCGCTCAAACATTAACACAAAATGCGCACCGCGCTGGCTGCGCCTGCGCTGGGCGTTAGCAATACGATATGAAAATCGAAGATAAAATGGATTTTGAAAAAAAGCATGCAAGTTTTCTTTTTCACTTGTCTGAAAACTTTTTGAAATCAAAAGATGCAGTGGCTTTGTTTCCAGGAAATGAATATTTGGATGAAATTAGTCTCGAAGAGATCAGGTTGCTTTCTCTACTATGTATGTATGAAAATTATCGATCTGCGAAGTCAATTTCAAACGACACGGGAGAGGAGCTAAGTTTCATCGAAAGTAATCTCCAGCTTCTCTGTGAGCTTGGTTTTGCGGCATCAAATATTTTTGGTTTTTTTGCGACAAAAAAAGGACTTAAAATTATCAGTGATCTCACTATTGAGGTAAAGAATTTTGATGATCCTTAATATCAATAAGGTTGTTTGTTAACCTGGGCCTTGGACAAGTTTCTTTGGGTAATTGCTAACAAAGCCGGGCAGTTTGCTTCAGGCCTCTGGCCCTCCGCGGGACAGCTTACCTTGTGCACATTTAGCGCGGGTCGCTGCGCTCCCGTTTTCGCGCAAAACGCGCACAAGGTAAGCTGCCCCTGCCGGCGGCGTTATGAATCTCGGAGAGTCCAAAGTTTGAATAGAGCTACTGTGTTCCGACATCTAATTTGGTGTTTCTGGATTCTGATAGCGGTTAATTACGTATATAAGTCCGTCGTGGAAGGCTTCACGCTTGATGAGGTTCTATGGTTTGGTGCCTTTCTTAGTGCATTTACGTTGCTCTACTTGCTCTTCATAAAGGTGTTTAAAGTCCAAAAATCTGGTCCAATTCCCTGGTATGCTTCACCAGTATTGTGGCTGGGATTACCGGTAGTTTTGGTGATTGTGTACACGTTTGTGGGTCAAAATTCATAACAAGGCCGGGCAATTTGCTCCGGGCCTTCGGCCCTCCGCGGGACAGCTTACCCTGTGCACGTTTTGCGCGGGTCGCTGCGCTCCCATTTTCGCGCAAAACGCGCACAAGGTAAGCTGCCCCTGCCGGCGGCGTTATGTGTAATTACTGATGAGTGAAGCACTAGAAGCATTGCAATATTTATTCAGTTTCTGGCGGTTCGTCTTCAATAGGCCGTTTAGGAATGAGCGAATTCACAAATTCAAAAGCATGGGGTTTCCTAGAAAGCTTTTAGAGATAGCGGGTGTGTTGGTAGCAATCGCGGTAGGGATTGGATTGCCAATTTTGATTATGTACTTGCTATTTAAGTTAACTTTCAATTTGTAGAAGTTGGCCAGTGCAAGAATCAACACATAACAATCACAGGCAGTTTGCTACGGCCCTTTGGGCCTCCGCGGGACGGCCTACGCTACGCTTCGGCCGCCCCTGCTGTGGGCGTTATGCATAGAGACGAATTATGAACCTTGCTCTAATAGTCATCTGTATAGCTGCGAGTCATTTTGTTGCACTATTCTCGGAAAAAAAACAAAAGACGAGGTTGGTGCATCGATCCTAAGTGTTTCTATTGGGGCACTTTTTGCTGTTGTCGTAATGGCGATTGCCGTAGCAGTTGGTTACAGTGATTCTAGCGAAGTGCTGAACGATGACCTTGCTGGTACTTTAGGCACGCTGCTCTTGGTGGCTGCTGCTTTTGGCATTCGTGGATGGCAAGTATCATTGAAGCAGGCGACGAGCCAATAATGCATAACAAGGCGAGGCATTTCGTTCCGGCCCTGCGGGCCTCCACCGGACAGCTTACTTTGTG
It includes:
- a CDS encoding fumarate hydratase, with product MTIIRQDDLIDSVADALQFISYYHPQDFIQALNKAYEKEANPAAKDAMAQILINSRMCAQGHRPICQDTGIVTVKLKVGMNVQWDAEMSVTDMVNEGVRRAYNNPDNVLRASILEDPDGARKNTGDNTPAVIHYEIVPGDNVDVYVAAKGGGSEAKSKFAMLNPSDSVVDWVLDMVPKMGAGWCPPGMLGIGVGGTAEKAMLLAKESLLDPIDIQDLQERGASNRAEELRLELFDKVNKLGIGAQGLGGLTTVLDVKVKDFPTHAANKAVAIIPNCAATRHTHFTLDGSGAARQTPPKLEDWPEITREAGGNTRRVNLDEVTAEDVLSWQPGDTLLLNGKMLTGRDAAHKKMVDILAKGEKLPVDLTGRFIYYVGPVDPVREEVVGPAGPTTATRMDKFTRTMLEETGLLGMIGKAERGPTAIEAIRDNKAVYLMAVGGAAYLVAQAIKDAKVIAFPELGMEAIYEFEVEDMPVTVAVDSKGESVHNTGPVIWKHKIEEGAV